Proteins encoded within one genomic window of Terriglobia bacterium:
- a CDS encoding anion transporter — protein sequence MHHAFSDAQFIAGYLIFLASYLVFAIGKFPGWKIDRPGMAIIGAVLMFAFRILGPGDALHYINLATIVLLFSMMLIVGNLHLAGFFDRVAELAVARMGRRHLLPAVIFTSGILSAFFVNDIICLVMVPFVLTVTRRMNVPPVRYLLAVATASNIGSVATITGNPQNILIGSFSGISYRSFIAHLGPIAIIGLLLDWLVLHMLGDGERANAGGGVVVEITHEPARSLGKPVLVTAGVLICFIAGAPPALVAAVGAAILLITRSLEPRLVYDEVDWGLLVFFVGLFLIVGGAERVGLTTLLLEVTQRWNLHNAGLLTVVTAALSNIVSNVPAVMLLKSLAPGLQNPHHAWLVLAMASTLAGNLTITGSIANIIVVERSRPAVHIGFWDYFRVGLPVTVATLLFGWLWLSWLP from the coding sequence ATGCACCACGCCTTCTCGGACGCGCAATTCATCGCCGGATACCTGATCTTCCTCGCCAGCTACCTGGTGTTCGCCATCGGCAAATTTCCCGGCTGGAAAATCGACCGGCCCGGAATGGCAATCATCGGCGCCGTGCTGATGTTCGCCTTCCGCATTCTTGGTCCCGGCGACGCGCTGCACTACATCAACCTCGCCACCATCGTGCTGCTGTTCTCGATGATGCTCATCGTCGGGAACCTGCACCTGGCGGGCTTCTTCGACCGCGTTGCTGAGTTGGCGGTCGCCCGCATGGGACGCCGCCATCTGCTGCCGGCCGTCATCTTCACCAGCGGAATCCTATCCGCGTTTTTTGTGAACGACATCATTTGCCTGGTTATGGTGCCGTTCGTGCTGACCGTTACGCGCCGCATGAATGTTCCGCCGGTACGTTACTTGCTTGCGGTCGCGACCGCGTCGAACATCGGTAGCGTGGCTACCATAACCGGCAATCCGCAGAACATTCTCATCGGATCGTTCTCCGGAATTTCTTACCGCTCGTTCATCGCGCATCTCGGCCCGATCGCCATCATTGGCCTGCTGCTCGATTGGCTGGTGCTTCACATGCTCGGCGATGGTGAACGCGCAAACGCCGGCGGAGGTGTTGTAGTGGAAATCACGCACGAACCCGCGCGCTCGCTTGGCAAACCCGTTCTCGTGACCGCCGGCGTGCTCATCTGCTTCATCGCCGGAGCGCCGCCCGCGCTGGTGGCGGCCGTCGGTGCGGCTATCCTGCTTATCACCCGCTCGCTGGAGCCGCGCCTGGTTTACGACGAGGTAGACTGGGGACTGCTGGTATTTTTCGTCGGGCTGTTTCTCATCGTCGGCGGCGCCGAGCGCGTGGGGCTTACGACGCTGCTGCTGGAAGTGACCCAGCGCTGGAATCTGCACAATGCCGGCCTGCTGACCGTGGTCACCGCGGCACTGTCCAACATCGTGAGCAACGTGCCCGCCGTCATGCTGCTGAAATCCCTCGCCCCAGGACTTCAGAATCCCCACCACGCCTGGCTCGTGCTCGCCATGGCCAGCACGCTGGCCGGCAACCTCACCATCACCGGCTCCATCGCCAACATCATCGTGGTCGAGCGTTCGCGTCCGGCGGTGCACATCGGCTTCTGGGACTACTTCCGCGTCGGATTGCCGGTCACCGTAGCCACGCTGCTGTTTGGCTGGCTGTGGCTAAGCTGGCTGCCGTGA
- a CDS encoding carbohydrate binding family 9 domain-containing protein, with protein sequence MIRPSLVALTVALVSLAVVPVHAGAQLAGNSESYKIRVRRINGAHIKIDGKLDEPIWATLEPITNFTQTSPTEGAPVSRHTEARIFYDDNNIYFGFRFEDDPARINYHFVARDVSSGSDSADILLDTFHDRRTGYFFSVTAAGVQFDGTFDESRGGQGFGTIDLTWDGIWSSAVSRESWGWSAEVMIPFKSIRIAQASSQEWGINLGRERLRDNEFAFWVPVPRFEGFMKPSRAGVLTGLEDIHVGRNLELVPFAGGADRTDGRQPQLNKFTFNGGLNARYGLKQNLTANLALNPDFGETEADQFTSEVSRFEIFFPEKRQFFTEGANYFQTPLQLFFSRRIGAPMPDGEPQRILEGGKITGKSGAWTIGALEALTQAQDYVDPATQTLQQAPGTFYGVLRLQHDLLQKSAFGFMTVNRRQQAGSIGQNESTHAVDLSILSGQHIRWVSQAMVNTNDAHPGVDAQHLGWTSEFIYDSDRFTYDTGGKFLGDKTDLSHTGFEPEVDRWIGWENVTWKPFINRYGVRQLFFNLNYDESNGTHGELEDSNAYFDFKAQFKNFWQAHFRGSYDRTRFFIFTPDFLRLANTRDYSEPIYLVELSSNQSRRVYFDLLFQTQKMVQFNENFYGSMKGLQLQSTARLGRHLRWELNAIHIDEHLLDGRHFQYRRFFISRLTYQFTTKARARVFAQYAKDRHGNDLSINSLFAYDFTARSALYVGYNRQRRAPFAVTDLGNQVFVKLSYLFAF encoded by the coding sequence ATGATTCGTCCCTCGCTGGTTGCCCTCACCGTCGCGCTGGTGTCACTTGCCGTGGTACCGGTTCACGCCGGCGCCCAATTGGCCGGTAACTCCGAGAGCTACAAAATCCGCGTGCGCCGCATCAACGGCGCCCACATCAAGATTGACGGCAAGCTCGACGAGCCCATCTGGGCGACCCTGGAGCCAATCACCAACTTCACGCAAACCTCGCCCACCGAAGGCGCGCCCGTCAGCCGGCACACCGAGGCGCGCATTTTTTACGACGACAACAACATCTACTTCGGCTTCCGCTTTGAGGACGATCCCGCCAGAATCAACTACCACTTCGTGGCCCGCGACGTCTCCAGCGGCTCCGACTCCGCCGACATTCTGCTCGACACTTTCCACGACCGCCGCACCGGCTATTTCTTCAGCGTCACCGCCGCCGGCGTGCAGTTTGACGGCACCTTCGACGAATCGCGCGGCGGCCAGGGCTTCGGCACCATCGACCTGACCTGGGACGGCATCTGGTCCAGCGCGGTCTCGCGCGAATCGTGGGGGTGGTCGGCGGAGGTGATGATTCCCTTCAAGTCCATCCGCATCGCGCAGGCGTCTTCGCAGGAGTGGGGCATCAACCTGGGACGCGAGCGGCTGCGCGATAACGAGTTCGCCTTCTGGGTGCCGGTGCCGCGCTTCGAAGGGTTCATGAAGCCATCGCGCGCCGGCGTGTTGACAGGATTGGAGGATATTCACGTCGGACGCAATCTCGAACTCGTGCCTTTCGCCGGCGGCGCCGACCGCACCGACGGGCGCCAGCCGCAACTCAACAAGTTCACGTTCAACGGAGGCCTCAACGCGCGTTACGGCCTTAAGCAAAACCTGACCGCCAACCTCGCCCTCAATCCCGATTTCGGTGAAACCGAGGCCGACCAGTTCACCTCCGAGGTCTCGCGCTTTGAAATCTTCTTCCCCGAGAAGCGCCAGTTCTTCACCGAGGGGGCCAACTACTTCCAGACTCCGCTGCAACTGTTCTTCTCGCGGCGCATTGGGGCGCCCATGCCGGACGGCGAACCGCAGCGCATTCTCGAAGGTGGCAAGATCACCGGCAAATCGGGCGCGTGGACCATCGGCGCGCTCGAGGCGCTCACCCAGGCCCAGGATTACGTGGATCCCGCAACCCAGACCTTGCAGCAAGCGCCGGGAACCTTTTACGGCGTGCTCCGCCTGCAACACGATCTGCTCCAGAAATCCGCGTTCGGCTTCATGACCGTGAACCGCCGGCAGCAGGCGGGCAGTATCGGACAGAACGAGAGCACGCACGCGGTGGACCTGAGCATTCTCTCCGGGCAGCACATCCGCTGGGTTTCGCAGGCCATGGTCAACACCAACGACGCCCATCCCGGCGTGGACGCGCAGCACTTGGGATGGACCTCGGAGTTCATCTACGACTCCGACCGCTTCACCTACGACACGGGCGGCAAGTTCCTGGGGGACAAGACCGACCTCAGCCACACCGGCTTCGAGCCCGAGGTGGACCGCTGGATCGGCTGGGAGAACGTGACCTGGAAGCCGTTCATCAATCGCTATGGCGTCCGCCAGCTCTTCTTCAATTTGAATTACGACGAAAGCAACGGCACTCATGGCGAACTGGAGGATTCCAATGCCTATTTCGATTTCAAAGCCCAGTTCAAGAATTTTTGGCAGGCGCACTTTCGCGGCTCCTATGACCGCACGCGCTTTTTCATCTTCACTCCCGACTTCCTGCGGCTGGCCAATACCCGCGATTATTCGGAGCCCATCTACCTCGTGGAACTTTCCTCGAACCAAAGCCGGCGCGTGTACTTCGATTTGCTGTTCCAGACCCAGAAGATGGTGCAGTTTAACGAGAACTTTTACGGCTCGATGAAGGGGCTGCAACTGCAGTCCACGGCCCGCCTGGGCCGCCACTTGCGTTGGGAGCTCAACGCCATCCACATTGACGAGCACCTGCTGGACGGCCGCCATTTCCAGTACCGTCGCTTCTTCATCTCGCGCCTGACCTACCAGTTCACCACCAAGGCGCGCGCCCGCGTGTTCGCGCAATATGCCAAAGATCGCCACGGCAACGATCTCAGCATCAACTCGCTTTTCGCCTACGATTTCACCGCCCGCAGCGCGCTCTATGTCGGCTACAACCGCCAGCGCCGCGCGCCGTTCGCCGTCACCGACCTCGGCAACCAGGTGTTCGTGAAACTCTCCTATCTGTTCGCGTTCTAG
- a CDS encoding VWA domain-containing protein, whose amino-acid sequence MLIAAMLAPSLPAQQQSGALYRFRVETDVVLVNVVARDKNGDIVRGLKKEDFTVLEDGKPQRIASFDFEQAETQAVPQPAQAVLVAPHTGPTVPAVKPTDKLEFRDRRIMVLFFDVTSMQPEEIERAVQAGQKFVDRQMTPADMVAVMSLSTSLQVNQDLTSDHDLLNKALARLNPSSSGGFDAGMTGDTEGTADTAQPFTPDDTEYNIFNTDRRLEALQSLAESLARIEQKKSVIYFSSGMDKTGIENQSQLRNAINRAVRSNVAIYPMDMRGLQAIIPGGEAQQASLRGTSPYSGASVRNAFDSNFSSQETLVTLAADTGGRAFLDSNDFNAVFKKVQEDTSAYYVLGYRSTNPARDGHFRKITVRTSAPNIKIEFRKGYYAPRDFAHSNKDDREQQLVDELSSELSSTDLDVFLSAAYFRLSQDRFYVPVSLVVPGSEIPFTQAGDKDKASLDIIGVVRDELQRPVGNVRDTVKLNLDESQQVRRKNVQYQAGFTLPPGKFHLKFVLRENQSGRLGSFETDVVIPDYKKEKVPIKLSSVVMGTQIQNAGKRKSDNVLAKDGAELIPNVLHVFSPGQHLYFYYEVYEPVKDTRAADKSKQIRLLTSIQFFQGKVKAFETPLVEARQLSAPERKAAVFQFDVPLNQLKPGLYTCQVTVIDDAAGTFAFPRLALLVKGEAAKAAATAGGE is encoded by the coding sequence ATGCTGATCGCGGCCATGCTCGCGCCTTCGCTGCCCGCCCAACAGCAGAGCGGCGCGTTGTACCGCTTCCGCGTCGAAACCGACGTGGTGCTGGTGAACGTGGTGGCTCGCGACAAGAACGGCGACATCGTGCGCGGCCTGAAGAAGGAAGATTTCACCGTGCTGGAAGACGGCAAGCCGCAGCGTATCGCCAGCTTCGACTTCGAGCAGGCCGAGACGCAGGCCGTGCCGCAGCCCGCGCAGGCGGTGCTGGTGGCGCCGCACACCGGGCCAACCGTGCCCGCGGTCAAGCCCACCGACAAACTCGAATTCCGCGACCGCCGCATCATGGTGCTTTTCTTCGATGTCACCTCGATGCAGCCGGAAGAGATCGAGCGGGCGGTGCAGGCGGGGCAGAAATTCGTGGACCGGCAGATGACGCCCGCGGACATGGTCGCCGTGATGTCGCTGTCAACCTCGCTGCAGGTCAACCAGGACCTTACATCGGACCATGACTTATTGAACAAGGCCCTGGCGCGGCTGAACCCATCGAGCAGCGGGGGATTCGATGCTGGAATGACTGGCGATACCGAAGGCACCGCCGATACCGCGCAACCCTTCACGCCCGACGACACCGAGTACAACATCTTCAACACCGACCGGCGTTTGGAAGCGCTGCAGTCGCTGGCCGAATCGCTGGCGCGCATCGAGCAGAAGAAATCGGTCATCTATTTCAGCAGCGGCATGGACAAGACCGGGATCGAGAACCAGTCGCAGTTGCGCAATGCCATCAATCGCGCCGTGCGCAGCAACGTCGCCATTTACCCCATGGACATGCGCGGCCTGCAGGCGATCATCCCCGGCGGCGAAGCGCAGCAGGCCAGCCTGCGCGGCACCTCTCCGTATTCGGGCGCGTCGGTGCGCAACGCGTTTGATTCCAACTTTTCCAGCCAGGAGACGCTGGTCACGCTGGCGGCCGATACCGGCGGGCGCGCCTTTCTCGATTCCAACGACTTCAATGCCGTCTTCAAGAAAGTGCAGGAAGACACTTCGGCGTATTACGTGCTCGGCTACCGCAGCACCAATCCCGCGCGCGACGGCCACTTCCGCAAGATCACCGTCAGGACCTCGGCGCCGAACATCAAAATCGAATTTCGCAAGGGCTACTACGCGCCGCGAGATTTCGCCCACTCCAACAAGGACGACCGCGAGCAACAACTGGTGGATGAACTCAGTTCCGAGCTCTCCTCGACAGATCTCGACGTGTTCCTCTCGGCGGCGTACTTCCGGCTAAGCCAAGATCGCTTCTACGTGCCGGTTTCGCTGGTGGTGCCCGGTTCGGAAATTCCGTTTACGCAAGCCGGCGACAAGGACAAGGCCTCGCTCGACATCATCGGCGTGGTGCGCGACGAACTGCAACGCCCCGTGGGCAACGTGCGCGACACGGTCAAGCTGAACCTCGACGAATCGCAGCAGGTGCGCCGCAAGAACGTGCAGTATCAGGCCGGATTCACTTTGCCGCCGGGCAAGTTCCACCTGAAGTTTGTACTACGCGAAAACCAGAGCGGACGGCTGGGCTCGTTTGAGACCGACGTCGTCATTCCGGATTACAAGAAAGAAAAAGTTCCCATCAAGCTCAGCTCGGTGGTGATGGGCACGCAGATTCAAAACGCCGGCAAGCGCAAATCGGACAACGTTCTGGCGAAAGATGGCGCAGAGTTGATTCCCAACGTGCTGCACGTCTTCTCGCCCGGCCAGCACCTCTATTTCTATTACGAAGTGTATGAGCCGGTGAAAGACACGCGCGCCGCCGATAAGTCGAAGCAGATCCGCCTGCTCACCAGCATTCAGTTTTTCCAGGGCAAGGTGAAGGCCTTCGAGACGCCGCTGGTGGAAGCGCGCCAACTCAGCGCGCCCGAACGCAAAGCGGCGGTGTTCCAGTTCGACGTGCCGCTCAACCAGCTAAAGCCGGGGCTGTACACCTGCCAGGTAACGGTGATTGACGACGCGGCGGGGACATTTGCTTTTCCGAGACTGGCGCTGCTGGTGAAGGGCGAAGCAGCGAAGGCAGCGGCAACGGCGGGCGGGGAGTAG
- a CDS encoding DUF5666 domain-containing protein, which produces MKRRFTVLLLLVTPLWCAAQSGDQPANNDKPARPETQPRREGRGMRQGVAGAIAEIKPDGFTVKTMDGKTVTVKVTADTRFSKDRQPAKLADFKPGDVVMVGGEPAGTDTWTARFVGSRQGMGQGNMQALREGMGKQFIAGEVKAIDGTKLTIARVDGETQTIQVDENTSFRKGRESITLPDIKAGDKVFGRGAVNSAGVFVPTMLNVGEMRMMMMGPGEGQRGQTPPHQPPPN; this is translated from the coding sequence ATGAAACGCAGATTCACCGTGCTCCTCCTGCTGGTCACGCCGCTATGGTGCGCCGCGCAATCCGGCGATCAACCGGCCAACAACGACAAGCCCGCCAGGCCGGAAACTCAACCGCGTCGTGAGGGCCGCGGCATGCGCCAGGGCGTGGCCGGCGCCATCGCCGAGATCAAGCCCGATGGGTTTACCGTGAAAACCATGGACGGCAAGACGGTGACCGTGAAGGTCACCGCCGATACGCGCTTCAGCAAGGATCGGCAGCCGGCGAAGCTGGCGGACTTCAAGCCCGGAGATGTGGTCATGGTCGGCGGCGAACCGGCGGGCACTGACACGTGGACGGCGCGCTTCGTCGGGTCACGGCAAGGCATGGGCCAAGGCAACATGCAGGCGCTGCGCGAGGGCATGGGCAAGCAGTTCATCGCCGGCGAGGTAAAGGCGATTGATGGCACCAAGCTGACCATCGCGCGCGTGGACGGCGAGACGCAGACCATCCAGGTGGACGAGAATACGTCGTTCCGCAAGGGGCGCGAGAGCATCACGCTGCCCGATATCAAGGCCGGCGACAAGGTGTTTGGCCGAGGCGCGGTGAATTCGGCCGGGGTATTCGTGCCGACCATGCTCAACGTCGGCGAGATGCGGATGATGATGATGGGTCCGGGCGAAGGCCAGCGTGGGCAAACGCCGCCCCATCAGCCGCCGCCGAACTAA
- a CDS encoding TonB-dependent receptor, with translation MGALVLLATASALAQAPANCDLAGRVLAGGVPLPGVSISASNSLTGKKAATSTDVSGAYILVAPSNGRYVIRGELAGFAPVTKELVVNAANCHPRADLEMMLQSRAQAEEQRQQRQTQQQVAGLATRGFQNLSLAADPASAMEQAGGEGNIGNATDLSGMPSQALNPDTATESVAIASSNNAAQTNEMMFGGNDEQLRERIQEMRERAARGEGGPILMGGPGGAPGMGGPGGGPGGFGGPGGGQIIRLGGRRGFNFNKPHGALFYSASDGVFDAKPYSLTGQPTVKPDYLQQRFGGTLGGPLKIPHIYDGGTKTFFFLNYFGNRSDNPYDVFSTVPTPAERAGDFSGVTTRNGAPVQIFDPVTHLPLPNNQVPVINSAAQALLKFIPLPNEPGDFQNFHYVTSTANSNDNVNLRLIHNFGASGGPFMMGPGGGGRGARGPRNNLNFGIHWQRSDAVQNNPLPTIGGRSKSSALDVPVGWIYGKGRLTNILRFDFNRRNFSTNNLYAGVENIAAQAGITGVSRNPFDWGLPGLSFTNFVGVNDITPLARRDSTWSLSDSAIWRHGKHNVRWGGDFRRIHQNPRTDKNARGSFIFTGLYTAQYVNGVAVPGTGFDLADFLLGLPQQASVQYGVNDYHFAANSWDLFVQDDWRVRGNLTINVGLRYEYVSPFTEENHQLANLDVAPGFVAAAPVCAATFGACTAVGPYSGAFPATLVNPDRNNLAPRLGIAWKPMTKTVVRAGYGINYNTTQYAAMVQNLSFQPPFDVTQTNIGTVTSPLLLQNAFSGVPPNATTNNYGVARNYRLGYVQIWNLDIQRELTRTMVLNLDYNGSKGTHLDMLRAPNRLPGGGLRIAGVQPFLWETSDADSIMHGGTVRLRKRMSSGLSIGGSYTYSKSIDNASSIGGGAVVVAQNDLDLAAERGLSSFDQRHRLTADYVYEFPFGTNKRWLSTTTLASRIFGDWQWSGNLSFATGLPFTARVLGSFSDVASGVNGTLRANVTGQPISMPDPTVAEWFNTAAFTTPAAGSFGNAGRNTIEGPHTFSMNMAIAKTFTMGDTKGLEVRLQATNVFNAPQFTTIDAIVNSPTFGRVVGVGGMRKMQVLARYRF, from the coding sequence GTGGGCGCGCTGGTGTTGTTGGCGACAGCGTCCGCCTTGGCGCAGGCGCCCGCTAACTGCGATCTGGCGGGACGCGTCCTTGCCGGCGGCGTTCCCCTGCCCGGCGTTTCCATCTCGGCCTCCAATTCGCTTACCGGCAAGAAGGCAGCCACGTCAACCGATGTGAGCGGCGCCTACATTCTGGTGGCGCCGTCCAATGGCCGATACGTGATCCGGGGCGAGCTTGCCGGTTTCGCGCCCGTGACCAAGGAATTGGTGGTGAACGCGGCGAACTGTCATCCGCGCGCCGACCTGGAAATGATGTTGCAGTCGCGCGCGCAGGCCGAAGAGCAGCGGCAGCAGCGCCAAACGCAGCAGCAGGTCGCAGGCTTGGCAACACGCGGATTCCAGAATCTTTCGTTGGCGGCGGATCCGGCCTCCGCCATGGAGCAAGCCGGCGGTGAGGGCAACATCGGCAATGCCACCGACCTGAGCGGGATGCCGTCGCAGGCGCTGAATCCGGATACGGCCACCGAGTCGGTGGCAATTGCGTCCTCCAACAACGCCGCGCAGACCAACGAGATGATGTTCGGCGGCAACGATGAGCAGTTGCGCGAACGCATCCAGGAAATGCGCGAACGCGCGGCCCGCGGCGAAGGAGGTCCGATCCTGATGGGCGGACCGGGCGGGGCTCCCGGCATGGGCGGTCCCGGCGGAGGACCGGGCGGATTTGGAGGTCCCGGCGGCGGGCAAATCATTCGCCTCGGTGGGCGGCGCGGATTCAACTTCAACAAGCCGCACGGCGCGCTGTTCTACTCCGCCAGCGATGGCGTGTTCGATGCCAAGCCGTACTCGCTGACCGGTCAGCCCACGGTCAAGCCGGATTACCTGCAGCAACGATTCGGCGGTACCCTGGGCGGGCCGTTGAAGATTCCGCACATCTACGACGGCGGGACCAAGACGTTTTTCTTCCTCAATTATTTTGGCAACCGCTCGGACAATCCTTACGACGTCTTCTCCACCGTACCCACGCCGGCGGAACGCGCCGGTGATTTTTCCGGCGTGACCACGCGCAACGGCGCCCCGGTGCAGATTTTCGACCCGGTGACGCACCTGCCGTTGCCCAACAATCAGGTGCCCGTCATCAATTCCGCCGCGCAAGCGCTGCTCAAGTTCATTCCGCTGCCCAACGAGCCCGGCGATTTCCAGAATTTTCATTACGTCACCTCCACCGCGAACAGTAATGACAATGTGAATCTGCGCCTGATCCACAATTTCGGAGCTTCGGGAGGGCCCTTCATGATGGGACCAGGCGGCGGCGGGCGCGGAGCCCGCGGGCCGCGCAATAACCTGAACTTCGGAATCCACTGGCAGCGTTCCGACGCGGTGCAGAACAATCCGCTGCCGACGATCGGCGGACGTTCCAAGTCGAGCGCACTCGACGTGCCGGTGGGCTGGATTTACGGCAAAGGCCGCCTGACCAACATCCTGCGTTTCGATTTCAACCGCCGCAATTTCTCCACTAACAACCTCTACGCCGGGGTGGAGAACATCGCGGCCCAGGCGGGAATTACCGGCGTGTCGCGAAATCCGTTTGATTGGGGCTTGCCGGGGCTCTCATTCACCAATTTCGTCGGCGTGAACGACATCACTCCGCTGGCGCGCCGCGACAGCACCTGGTCGCTCTCCGATTCGGCGATCTGGCGCCACGGCAAGCACAACGTGCGCTGGGGCGGCGATTTCCGGCGCATTCACCAGAACCCGCGGACCGACAAGAACGCGCGCGGCAGTTTCATCTTCACCGGCCTGTACACCGCGCAATACGTCAATGGCGTTGCGGTACCGGGGACGGGCTTCGATCTTGCCGACTTCCTGCTGGGCCTGCCGCAACAGGCGTCGGTCCAATACGGCGTCAACGACTACCACTTCGCGGCGAATTCCTGGGACCTCTTCGTCCAGGATGATTGGCGCGTGCGAGGCAACCTGACGATTAATGTCGGCTTGCGATATGAATACGTGTCGCCGTTTACGGAAGAAAATCATCAACTCGCCAACCTCGACGTGGCGCCCGGGTTTGTCGCCGCGGCGCCGGTGTGCGCGGCCACGTTCGGCGCCTGCACCGCGGTAGGACCGTACAGCGGGGCGTTTCCGGCGACGCTGGTCAATCCCGATCGCAACAATCTGGCGCCGCGCCTCGGCATCGCCTGGAAGCCGATGACCAAGACGGTGGTGCGCGCCGGTTACGGCATCAACTACAACACCACGCAGTACGCCGCCATGGTGCAGAACCTGTCGTTCCAGCCGCCGTTCGATGTCACGCAGACCAACATCGGCACCGTGACCAGCCCGCTCCTGCTGCAGAACGCGTTCAGCGGCGTGCCGCCCAATGCCACCACCAACAATTACGGCGTGGCACGCAACTACCGCTTGGGGTACGTGCAGATCTGGAACCTCGACATCCAGCGCGAACTGACGCGCACCATGGTGCTGAATCTGGACTACAACGGGAGCAAGGGTACGCACCTCGACATGCTGCGGGCGCCCAACCGCCTGCCGGGGGGCGGGTTGCGCATCGCGGGCGTGCAGCCGTTTCTGTGGGAGACTTCGGACGCGGATTCAATCATGCACGGCGGCACGGTTCGCCTGCGCAAGCGGATGTCTAGCGGCCTGTCGATTGGCGGCAGCTACACGTATTCGAAGTCGATTGATAACGCGTCGTCGATCGGCGGCGGGGCCGTGGTGGTGGCGCAGAACGATCTCGATCTCGCCGCCGAGCGCGGGCTCTCCAGCTTCGATCAGCGACATCGGCTGACCGCGGATTACGTTTACGAGTTTCCGTTTGGCACCAACAAACGCTGGCTTTCGACCACCACGCTGGCGTCGCGCATCTTCGGCGACTGGCAGTGGAGCGGTAATCTGAGCTTCGCCACCGGGTTGCCGTTCACCGCGCGCGTGCTGGGCAGCTTCAGCGATGTCGCCAGCGGGGTCAATGGCACGCTGCGCGCCAATGTTACCGGCCAGCCGATTTCAATGCCTGATCCCACGGTCGCGGAGTGGTTCAATACCGCCGCGTTTACCACTCCGGCGGCGGGAAGTTTCGGCAACGCGGGGCGCAACACGATTGAAGGACCGCACACGTTCTCCATGAATATGGCCATCGCCAAGACGTTTACCATGGGCGACACCAAGGGCCTGGAAGTGCGCCTGCAAGCCACCAACGTGTTTAACGCGCCGCAGTTCACGACCATTGATGCGATCGTGAATTCGCCGACCTTCGGGCGGGTAGTCGGCGTGGGCGGCATGAGGAAAATGCAAGTTCTGGCGAGGTATCGGTTCTAG
- the argJ gene encoding bifunctional glutamate N-acetyltransferase/amino-acid acetyltransferase ArgJ: MRLASEILVPRGFEFSATTAGIKVSGSPDLALALAPSGANAAAMFTTNRVVAVPLQCGREHLRQTGGRVRAVVVNSGNANCATGEAGRRACDQVCRAAAKAIGCAPEEIFPASTGIIGVPLPAEKLVSAIPRLFAARSATVAGAENFARAIMTTDTRMKTASARFGKATLLGACKGAGMIHPRLATMLVYLFTDAEAAPRELDLLLHDAVHVTFNRINVDTDTSTNDTVLLLASGAAGPTKRKDFAAALQAVCESLAKQIVADGEGVKHVVNLRIDGARSDAEASQVAKAIANSMLVKTAWAGADPNWGRVLAAVGYSGVAIDPAKVDIFFGKHRVCRKGVAVRFDENMLHTYLNQPVVDVRVTLGRGRVGATFWTCDLTSEYVRINADYHT; encoded by the coding sequence ATGAGGCTCGCCTCGGAAATCCTCGTTCCGCGGGGATTTGAATTTTCCGCTACCACCGCCGGCATCAAGGTTTCGGGATCGCCCGACCTGGCGCTGGCGCTCGCACCCAGCGGCGCCAACGCGGCGGCGATGTTCACCACCAACCGCGTGGTCGCTGTCCCCTTGCAATGCGGACGAGAACACCTGCGCCAGACTGGCGGGCGCGTGCGCGCGGTGGTGGTCAATTCCGGAAACGCAAATTGCGCCACCGGCGAAGCGGGCCGGCGCGCGTGCGACCAGGTGTGCCGCGCCGCCGCCAAGGCGATTGGCTGCGCACCAGAGGAAATCTTCCCGGCTTCGACGGGCATTATCGGCGTGCCGTTGCCGGCCGAAAAACTGGTCAGCGCCATACCACGACTGTTCGCCGCTCGTTCAGCCACCGTCGCCGGGGCAGAAAACTTCGCGCGCGCCATCATGACCACCGACACGCGCATGAAGACCGCCTCCGCTCGCTTCGGAAAGGCCACGTTGTTGGGCGCGTGCAAGGGCGCGGGAATGATTCATCCGCGGCTGGCAACCATGCTGGTGTACCTGTTCACCGATGCCGAGGCCGCTCCGCGCGAATTGGACCTACTGCTGCACGACGCGGTGCACGTCACCTTCAACCGCATCAATGTCGATACCGACACCTCGACCAACGACACCGTGCTGCTGCTGGCGAGTGGAGCGGCCGGCCCGACCAAGCGCAAGGATTTTGCCGCGGCGCTGCAGGCGGTCTGCGAGTCATTGGCGAAACAGATCGTCGCCGACGGCGAAGGCGTGAAGCACGTGGTGAACTTGCGCATCGATGGCGCGCGTTCGGACGCCGAGGCGTCGCAGGTGGCGAAGGCGATCGCGAATTCCATGCTGGTGAAGACGGCCTGGGCGGGCGCCGACCCTAACTGGGGACGCGTGCTGGCCGCAGTCGGCTACTCCGGGGTGGCGATTGATCCGGCGAAGGTGGACATTTTCTTCGGGAAACACCGCGTCTGCCGCAAGGGCGTGGCCGTGCGGTTCGACGAAAATATGCTGCACACCTATCTCAACCAGCCGGTGGTCGATGTTCGCGTCACATTGGGCCGCGGAAGAGTGGGCGCGACGTTCTGGACCTGCGACCTGACCAGCGAATACGTGCGCATCAATGCGGACTACCACACTTAA